CCCGTGGCCCTGGAGGACCTCGTACTGGACCTGCTGTGCGCCCATCCGGGCGGCCGCCCCGACGCCGTGCAAGCCGAGCGGCGCCTGACCGCCGTTGCCACTCCCACCCGGCCAGTGCCCGCAGACGCGACGGGGACCCCGCCGTGGGCGGCGCCGACACAAACAGCGACCCGCCGCGCGAACACCGCCGGACCTCCTGCATGCTCCCCTCCCCCATCCCGGCCGGCAGGTCGCGGCCACACGGCACGGGCAGCTCTGGCCGGTGCGACCGCGCTGTGGACGCAGCTGTCACTGTTCACCGAGATGCCCGGGTGGGCAGCCGCCGGACTGACCACAGTGGCGGGGCTGGGCCTTTGGGCGCTGTGCGCGCCTCCCGCCGAACCCGAATCCGGCTCGTCCGGAAACGTGATGGCAGCCCTGGCCGCGACAGTCACAGTGACCGGCTACATCGCAGGATGGACCGCGGTTCCCTGGTGGGGCGTGTTGGCCACCGCCGTCCTCCATACCCCCGTACTGCTAGGGATGTGCGAGCTCGTGGCCACGGTTACGGCCAGGCTGACCGGTGGGCGCCGGCCGGGGACGGAAGCCGGAGTCACGGCAGGCCTGGTGAACGCATCCGCACTAATGGTGCTCCTCGGAAAGCAAATGCCGGCCGCCGTGACCGTGGTAGCCAGCTCCGGTATGTGGCTCGCGCTCGCGATCGCGTGCGCGGTCCCGCTGAGAGTGGGATCCGCCTACGTGGGGCGGCACGAATAGGCGGAACGACAACGCTCATCCACGCCGAGGTAACGACCGAGGCGCGTTCGATCTGCGCCCTGAGCAGCTGTCTACGCCGGCCGTTCCGCCTGGCTTCAAGAGGCCGCCGACATCCTCGGCGTCAGCGAGACCGGCCTGCCCGAGATGGCAGCCGAGTTGGAGCCCCACCTCGGCCAGCATCTGGAGACCGGGCCCGTCTACAGGGCTTCCGGTCTCGTCGAGGTGGCCACCCGGCTCGCCCGCCCCTCGGACGAGTAGGCCTTCCTTGACACCTTCCACGCCGCGATCTCTCGTGCACCTCTCGCGGTGTCGACACCGGCTGCTGAAAACATCGACTCAGCAGTTGACCACCTCGCCAAGGGCGGGGTCGTCGACCATCATTGATGCCACCCTCCCGCAGTCCGCGCTCACCGGCACATTGGGCCGGCGTCACCGACCGGGGTAAGCGTCTCTCCAAATTCGACAGCGCGATCAAGTCCAGCCCAGGGCCCTGATGCCTGCCGACGTCCGGCGTCGCCACCTGCCCGCTGGCTCCCGCTGTGAGCTGAGCGCACGTTCTCATGGCTGGCGCGCAGCGTGGCACCCTGCCGGCCAGAGCAGCGACGGCGTCACCGGACTCGCCCAACGACGAGTTCCACCTCGAATCAGTCCCGCCGTTTTTCCGACTTTGATCAATTCACTCTTCCGTGGGCGCACTGCATTGAATTCGAAGCCAACGCTCGCGCGAATACGGCACCCTGACCGATCGACACGTCGTCGGAAGCATTTCCTCAACCACCCCGAGTGGGGACCAGCACGCAAGACCGCTCCACCGGGCCCTTGCCTTGAGCTCAATCGGCGCCATCCGGGAGCTTGAACGGCTTGCTTGTAGGCCGCTAGCGCGCCACACGCACGCGGTCCCCATAAAGCAATTTTCATAGCATTCAGCGCTTATTTCTCCAATTAACTTTCTCTCGCAAAACGCTCATATCGACCCCCCTTCCAGCGATCATGACCCTCAGCTGAAAAGTAAAGCGCTCCCCAAGAAGTGCCTCTGACCTGCACTTTCACAAGTTCACTAATGGGGACACAGGGGAGGACACAGGGACACAGCGCGGGACACAAGGGATAGGTCAAGGAGTCGGATAGAGGAGCTCTAAAGACTTCAATTCGGCCATCAATACGGTTCGAAAGTCGACCGAGGGAAAACCGAGTGAGCCCCATAGCAAGGAAAGCAAGGAAAGGATAGAAGGACCAGGGAAAGAATTAGGCGGGTCATTTATGGGCGTAGCCGCGCGGAGAGAGCGCCAGTCGGAATTCACGCCCGCGACACGACGGCGAGCGTAGAGATTCGAGCTCTTTCAAGAGAACAGGGAAGCGCTCTGCTACGGTGGGTCCGCCAACGGAGAGGCCACCGAGTCGAGATGCATCGAAGGAGACGCATCGCAAGCTGGGTGGCACTCGAGCAGGGCGGCGCCAGAGGGAGCTGAGAGTCCTCACGTGACTCCTCACCAAACGACGGCGACCTCTCCTCGGGCCTCACCGCAATGAGGAACCTCGACGTTGGCCCACCCATGGTCAGCTGCCTAGTGACCTCTCCAGGACACCGGGCTCGCTGCATAGCCACTCGCCAACCCAAAAACAGAGGTTCCCCTCTCATGAACGATCAGATCTCTTCCAAGTCGGACCGCACAGTCATCACGGACGCGGCAAGCTCGCTAGCGGTCGAGCCGCGTACGTTGATCCCGGCACAGAACTCTGGGCCTTCCCTTGAGATCCCCGCAGACATCCACGACGCACTTCGAGAGATGATCGACTCTCTCCCGGAGCCACTTCGAACCGCAGTGATCGCCTGCCTCAACACTCCTGGCGGTGTGCGGATCACCAACGGAAACGCCAAGGGCGGCGTCATGAAGACGACGCTCTCGGTCTACTTTGCGCTCATCCTCGCGCTCACGGGCGAGAACGTTGTTCTCGTCGACGCTGATGACACCAACCGCACCTGCCTCAAGTGGCAGGCCGCGGCCGGTGCCGCCTGGCCAGCTTCCGTAACCGTGGTCCAGTACACCGGCTCGTCCATGTTCAAGAACGTGACAGACCTGATGGCCAAGGGCTACAAGCACCTGGTCATTGACGTGGGCCCCACTGACAAGGGCGTACTAAAGACTGCCTGGGCACTGACGAAGCGCGGGATCGTGCCTACTCAGCAGCACGTCGGGGACATCGTCCAGCTCACCACCACCTTCGATCTACTGAAGGAGATGGGCGAGGACATCGACCTCCACGTGCTCCTTGCGCGCTCCTTCCCGAAGCGTGTCAGCTACACCAGCGGCCGTGACTACATCGAGAACCTGATCGCCGGCAACACCGCGGACCATCCAGAGCCCTTCACGAACGTCCACCTCCTTCAGGGGACGGTGCCGTTCCTGGAAGGCATCGCCGACACCTGGGGACAGATCCCCCAGGACTTCGCCTTCTTCAGCTCTGTTCTGGCAGAGACGCTTGGGGTGCCTGCCGCCAAGATCATGGAACTCGAGAAGGCCGAGGGCTAAGGACCATGGCCGACGCAGGCAAGAAGACAACCGCCAACAAGACAACTGCGAAAAAGACGACCCCCCGTCGTCCAAGCGCCAGAGCCGGAGGCGCTTTCGCCGCTCTGGCTAAGCTCTCCGACTCCGGAAAGCTCAATGAGATCAACCACTCGGACGAGTCCGCCGGGACCTCTGACCGTCAGAACCCCGTTGCAGCAGAGGCGCCTGTCCTTGAGCGGGAGACGCCAGAGGTCGTGTCAGCGACCGCATCGGCCGAAGAGTCGCTCCCTGCTCAGCCTGCGGTCTCGGAACCGAGGTCGGAGGCTGAGGAGCCCCGTGCCACTCCTGTCGTGCCCGGGCCGAGTCCGTCCGCTGACGCTGTCGTTGATCCGGGCCAGGGGTACGAGGCAGCTCCCTATGAGGCCACGGAAGCTGTCTCATCGGCGCCTCAAGTCGTGGAGCGCGCCGTCGCCGGCGGCCTCGGCAAGGAGGCCGCTTCTCTGTCTCAAAGCCTGGCCGAGCCTGCATCGGCCAGCTCTGGAGGGCGCATTGAGACCTCAGCTGTGGTTGAGCATCAATCAGCGCCCGACGCCATGCCGACCGAGCCGCCCGTGCAGGCCTCGGCATATGGGGCTGGCCGGGAGGTCGCGCCGCGTACAGCAAGCGCTCCCGCCTTCCCAACCGGGCCTGGACTCCCCCAGGTACACCGTCCTGAGGCTCTGCCACCTGTCCTGGCCCAGAAGGTCCAGGACTTGCCTCATGCGTATATGCATCTCGCAGCGAGCTACCGGGAAGCGAAGTCCGCGCACCCTAGGCGGCCGGCTAGGGCCAAGCGCAATGTTCGACTTCACACGGCGGTCTCCCAAGCGGTGACACGCCAGATGGTGGCCGACAAGCGCCGCCTGGGCCTTCGTGATCTCAAACCGAGTCACTACGTAGATGCGGCGCTGACGTACGGTCGGGCAGCATCTGTCGATGTCCTCATTGACCAGGCCGCCCAGTTCCGGGACAACCACCTTGGTGAGGACGACGCCTTCGGAGCGCCAAACCACTACACCATCTCCTCGGGGAACGACCAGTGGTTGGACGACATGCTCGATGAGATGGCGCTTGCGCAGGCCAACGGCCTGCACGGCTACATGATCAACGTGATCGTCCAGGCGTACTTGAGAGAGCTGGAGCCCACCAACCTCGGGAACGATTGACGCGCCGCAGACGAGTCAGCTCCCTGATCCGCGGGCTGTAGCCACCGCAAGGAGCTGACTCGTCGTTACAAACACGAGAGGCGAGCCCGATTGGGCTCGCCTCTCGGCATTTCACAACCTCACAATCGGGGACACGGCGGGGGACACGGCGGGGGACACAGGGACACAACGCAGGCGAAGCGATTCCTAAGCCGCCTGTCGTCTCACCCTCTACGCCCATAAGGGCATCCTCGGCTGCAATCACCTCTGGCGTTCACCAACTGGCAGAGCTTCCGCACGAAACGCCAGACGCTGCGGCATCAGGCTCGAACCGTGCCAGCGAAAGTGCACGAGGGTCCCGCAAAAGCGGACGGCAATCTCCTCGCCTGGCCAGCTGACCGCCGCCTTCTGCGGCAGCTTCGTCCTGCATGCCGCACTCAACGCCGCCCGCTTATAGGCCCCTGACCTGCAACTTTTCGACACACGCACAAAGAATCAGAAGAACGGTCGGCGTGTCCCGGTCGCGGTGTTTGCAAATTAGGCCTAGAGAAGCGTTTAGTGATGGCACGCCAGGTGCCAGAGGGTCGTATGATCCTCGTCAACGGGTGCGCGAGGGTCCATCGGTACGCGCTCCATACACAGCTGTGATCATGGTCGAACGAGGAGGATGAGGTGCCACCACGCCGGTCACCGGTGCGCCGCAACGGGACCATCTCCCAGCGCACGGTTTCGGAATGGTCGGGAGTAAGCGCCGGCACGCTCAAGAACCTGGCTCGCATCGACCTAATCCCGGAGGCGAACGCGCTACGACCGCACGATGTGGTCCTCGCTCAAGTGGCCGCAGGCCTAGGCGCAACTCGTTCGACGAATCGCGATGACAACCAGGATCCTCGGACGACCGAAGCCCTGAGGCGTGACTGGGATGCCGTGCGGAAGGTCGCTCAGTTGCTGCTCAATGCCGAGGTGGTGCCGGTGGATCCGAGGACACGCCTCGTAGCGCTGGCCGACGAGGTCGAGATCATCACCAAGGACTACGAGCTACTCAGGTACTGCGAGGACGCCGTAGAAGCGGGTGTCGCCATTCGGGTGCTGCCCGTCGGCACCTGGTACCAGAACCTGCAGAAACGCCTCGGTGAAACAGTCACCGACATGCACGACGACGAGGAGCCAACCGTGATAGCCGCGTAGGCGATGCACCGCAAATAGGAAACGGCACCCGACTGCCGCAAACAGTGGGTGCCGCCCCGAACAGGCTCATAGCCTCTTCTCGCCACCTTCGAGGCTACCAGCCTGCCAGCCGAGGCGTCTCCACACCGAGATGCCTCGGCTACATGTGTCTTACCTCTCACGAGACCGAAACCTGGTAGCCATGCACCCCGCTCGCGCGGGGACCAGCCCTCCTCTAGCAGGAATTTCACATCACCTCAGCCCCGAGGGCTCATCCTCCGCATCCACACATTCAGGTGTCCTGCAGACGGCCCAAAAGCCTCACCCAGCCGCTCTGCAGCTCGACCCTGCACAGGCGCCGTTTGACGCATCACGCGTCCACTACCGCTCCTTCAGAGCCTTGCCCCGTGGGCCACCTGGTCTGAGCGCTCACTAGCTCCCGCCGGTCCACAGTCCGGGCCTCTAGCGCTCTCCATGAAGGTGGTGGTCCCCACTCCCATTCACAACTCAATGTCCCTCAACGCGTCTGGCTGAGCCCCCCGAATCTGCCAGTTCGTGATGAGGGTTTGCCTCAAATCCTCTTCCTCGCCCGGGAGTACACCATCGCCGCCCATGACGAGGCTGGGTCAGTTATGCCTGAAACAGGTATGTCAATTCAGCCTAAATCTGAACAAACAATCCCAGCTCAGCCATCAACTCGCCACTCGGCTCCAACCCTCCCGCCGCCACATGGTCATCAGCAAACCCAGGGGCACAACAGCACCGCCCTCAGGCGCACTAGCCCGTTGAGTCTCGGACGCGCCATGCGGCCTCGGTTGTACGCCGCAGTACGGGCGCTGATCGCCGACGAGCGGCTGAGGGGTCTCACGCACACGCAGGTCCTGGCCGCGCTGGTTCTGATGGCGAAGTCGAATTACCGCACCGGTGAGGTGCGGACGACGGCCCGGGAGCTGGGTCGGTGGCTGGGGGTCACGGAGTCGAGCGTCGACCACGATGTCTTTCCTGCCCTGGTGGCGGCGAAGGCGGTGGAGACGGAGGTTGTCACTGCTGCGAGCGGCCGGGTCGAGGGCGTGGTGTGCCGTGTGGTCCCGCTGCGGGAGGCGCGCGGTTCGTACGGCGCTCCGCTGGCGCTGACGAAGCGGGAGTTCGCGGTCTTGTTGCGCCTGTTCGAGGCTTTGTTCGCTCCGGGCTGGGCGAACAGCGACACAGAGCCGGGTCTGCTGGCGGAACGGCAGGAGAAGGGCGCGGCCACGGATCGTCTGGCGTTGCTGCTGCTGGTGCTGCAGTGCCGCGAGGACGGCTCGGTTCCTCTGGTCGGCGGGACGGTCGCTCCTGGGCGGGGGCGGGCTGCGGCGACTGTGGCGAAGTTGTTGGGGTGTTCGGTCTCTGGGGCGAGCAAGGTCTTGGGCCGGCTGCGGCAGTGGCGTGTCGTCGAGACGCCGGTACGTCCGGCGCGCTCCGGCACGCGGGGCAAGCAGCTTCTGGTGGTTCCGGCCGTCGCGGCGGTATCGGCCAAGCGGAAGGGCTCCACGTCGATCCTGACGGACCCGCTATCGGCTCGGGACGTACCGCAGGCGACACCGGCTGCCGGGTGCGCCGGGTGCGCCGGCACTGACGCGGGGGAGGGGGGCGAGGGGCCGCTGCTGGAGGGCGAAGGGTGGCGTCAGGAGTCGTTCGAGGACCTGCTGGGGGAGCGCCCCGATACTGCACTCGGAGATCTTGAAGCTGCCGGGGACGACGAAAGCCCAGTTCAGCACCGTGTTCACGAGGGTCCAGACGGTGTCGGGCCCGAGTTTTCGGGGCTCCCTGCTGCCACGTCCCTACACGCTGATCACGCTGGGGTGGCTGGCGTTGGTGATGAGGGTGCGGGTGATTGTGGGTTTTCCGGCTCTGCCGTCGGGGGCGGGGGTGATCTGCCGGGGCGCGTGCGTGTACGCGAGGAGGTCGCGGGTCCGTCGACGCCTTCGGCCGGTGGGGCCGAGGGTGGCCCGCTGCGCGGGGAACAGCGTGAGCAGCTCCGGTCCGGTGGCGAGAAGGCCGGTGCCCGGCAGCTGGTGTTCGGTGGTCGGGCCTTGGTGCCGTTGGACCTGGGTGAGGCACTGGCGCCGGTAGCGGCGTTGTGGGCGGGGATCGGCCGGGCCAGTACCCGCACGTGGCTGGCGGGTCGCGTGCGGGGCGAGGTCGGGCGGCTGCGGGGGCTGGTGGATCCTCAGCTGGCTCAGCAGGTGCTGGCCGAGAGGCTGGAGCGCCGGCTGCGGGACCAGGCGCCCCGGTCGGTGGGGGACTTGGTGGCGTGGCTGCTCAAGCGCGGTCTGGCTCAGCGGCCCGGCTGCTGGTCGACGCTGTGTGACGAGGGCATCCGCCTGGACACAAGGGGGGCGTGCGAGAGCTGTCAGGTGCTGGTCGGGGACAGGCGCGGGCTGCGGCGGGCGGTGGCGGACCAGGTCCTGGAGGAGCGCCTGTCGGGCCAGCTGGCCTTGCCGCAGCAGGAGTTGGGCCGGGAAGTCGAGCGGCGGCTGCAGGAGGCCGTGCGCGAGGAGATGGCCCGTAAGGCCGCGGCGCGTGAGCGGGCGGTGGCCGAGCAGGCCGGCCGGGAGGCGTCGTACGAGATCAAGCGGCAGGTGTTCGCCCAGGCGCAGTGGGAGCGGGCGGCGGCGCCGTGTGCGGACTGCGGGGTGCCGGAGGCATCGGGGTTGTGCCTGCCGTGTACGGAGCGGCGTGGGATCGAGGCGGCGGTGCGGGACGCGGTCGTGTTCGCCCTGGTGCTGCGGTTCGACCCGGACGACGCACCCGGGACACGGGCGTTGTGGCAGGACTGCGAGCGGGCGACGCGGGCCGTGCTGGAGGAAAGGCTGGTTCAGCTGCGGGAACAGGGCGTCAACGAGGCGTCGCTGTCGTGGAGCGGGCGCCGGTTGATGGAGGAGTTGCGGGACCGGCGGCAGCAGGCGGCGCTTGTGCGGCTCGGGCAGCAGGAGGAAGCCGAACAGGCCGCCCGGATGGCGGCCGCGGCACTGCGGCGCAAGCAGCTCCAGCCAGGCTCGGCCGCCTCCCGCGACGCCGTACGGGCGGCGGAGGAGGCGGCTCGCGGCCGCGTTGCGCAGCGGTGGCTGGGCGAGCTGATCGCCGAGCTGCGCACCCTGGTCTCCCTCGGCCCCGCCCCGGCTCAAGGCACCGACTGGGCCTGCGCGTTGCCCGAACTGGCGGCCCAGCGGCTGCCCGGCGACGACCGGGCCGAGCAGGCCGTCGGCTCGACGCGGGAGCGGGTGAGCGCATGATGTCGCCCCCCGTACGTGAGCGCACGCCCGTTCGAGCCAGCGGCCGTCGCGCGGTGCCGGTGTGGGAGCGGCGCGGGCTGTCGGAGCGGATGCGCCGGCTGCTGCTGGAGGGCGACGTCACCGGCCGCTACGGCGGCACCAACGACGCCGACACCGGCTTCCGGATCACCATGGCGCTGGCGGTGGCCTGCTCGCAGCCCCACCGGCCCTGGACACCGGCCGACTTCTACGAGGCCCTGCTCTACACCCCGACGGCGGGCGGGACCTGGGCGCGGAAGCTGCGCGAGCGCAAGGGCACGGACTACATCGAGGCGAAGCTCGCCGGGATGCTCGACAAGGCCCGCCGGCTGGTGTCGGACGGACCGGTCATCGCGTGCCGGCAGGACGCGATCGTGGCGATCGAGCAGGTGCGCCAGGTCGTCGAGGACCAGTCCTGGTCCACGGCTGACCTCCGGAACAACGGCCTGCACCGCAGCGACCTCAAGAACCTGGTGGCGCGGCTGGGGCTGTGTGAGCGGGCCGGCGGCTTGGAGCACGGGGCATCGGTTCGGCAGCTGGCCGAGGAGATGGGCTGCGCGCGGGCGACGGTGGAGGCCAGCAACCGGCGTCTCGTCGACGGCGACTGGCTGGAGCTGGTCAAGAGCGGCTCGGGCAAGAAACACGGCTCCGTATGGCGGCTGAAGATTCCCGACCGTCTGCGCCCTCCCGCGGCGGGAGGCAGGGGTGGTGCGGGAGTAGGACGGTCGCCAACTTCGGGGTTCCGGGGGGCAGGAACTGTCCCAACCGCGCGCACCACCGACACCCGGGCGATCGGCACGCTGATGAACCACGACGCCTTCCACCACCATGGCCACGGCCTCTCGGGCGCCCGCCTCCTTGCCTGCCTCGACCCACTCGACGGCCATGACGCCGACACCCTGCGCGCCGCCACCGGCCTGCACCGCAGCACGGTCCAGCGCCGCCTGAGACGCCTCGTCGACGACGGCTTGGTCGTCGAACGCGACGGCCGCTTCTACCTCGCTCCCACCCTCACCGGACCCGATGGCCTGCGCCGCGACGAGGACCTCCTGGCTGCCAGCGCCCACGAACTCGGCACCACCGGACGGGGCCTGGCCCGTCAGCAGCGCCACCGGCGCGAACGCGCCCACTACCGGCGGTGGCTCGACGAACGCCGTGCCCGCCGCACCCGTCCGCCCCGGCTCGTCCTCGTACCCGCCGGCGTCGTCGACACCGACACCGGCGAGCTCCTCGACCAGCAATGGCGGGGCTGGGACGTCTCCGACCCCCACCACCCCACCTGGGTCAGTGCTCCCGCCGACCCGCAGGAGCTGCGCACATGCAGCTGAACGTCCCAGTGACGCTGGACGGTTGCCACGCGGACACCCGGGATCGCCGCGAATGCCGTCGACGTCAGGACGTAACAGACTGTCGCGTCGGGCAGCGCACCGCCCACCAGCAACTCGGCACCGCACAGAGGGAGGTCACCCGCATGCCCAGTTGCGAGGTCCGCGAAGGCCGGCGCATCGGCGGGAGACGTCGAAGGCGGTGCCGCGTAGCGCCTTGGCCTCCACCGTGGCAAGCCCGCATCACTCGAACGTGTGGCCTCCAGTCCGCAGATCCCACGTGGTGTTCGCCTGCCGTACCGTCACATGCCAGCCGCAGGTGCCGAAGCTGAGCCGCGGACCGGATCTGGGGAAGGACGGTGCCGGGGTGGGTACGGAAACCGACTGGGGCGAGCGCGGGTTGTGCAAGGGCGCCGATCCCGATGAACTGTTCGTCGAGTTTTCCGAACGGCCCTTGCGTCACTTGATAGTCCGTCAGTAGGACATTTCAGCACGTTATGGACTGATTTACCGAACACCCTGGAACTCTTCCGTTACGTAGTCAACATGACGGACGGGAGCTGACGTGCGAACAGGGATGGTCCTGCAGGACCTGCGGGTCCAGACGGTTCCTGCGGGCGGTGGATGGGCGTACACGATTTTGTGGCCCGACGGCTTGGTCGACGAGGAGTCGGACGGGTTCCTACGTCAGTTCGATGGCTCGGGCACGCAGAAGACGTACGCGTACTGCCTCGTCGATCACCTGCGCTGGCGTGTTCGGGAAGGGCTGTCGACCGAGAAGGTGCGACTCCTGGACCTCCATCGCTACATGGGAGCGATCGGCGCGAAGGTGATGATGCCCCACGGGCAGCCGTGGCGGGTTCCGCCGAAGCGCCCCTGCGGGGACTCGGCGCTTCAGGTCGCCGCGGCGTGCCTGAAGGGCTTCTACCTGCACGTCTGCGCTGGTGGTGGGGTCAACGACGCGCTGGTGGCCGAGTTTGCCGGGAGGCGACTGCCGACGAAGGCCGACCGCAGCCGGGCCTTCCTGGGGCACGTGAAGAAGTCCATGCCGGCCAACCCTCTTGGCCCGAGCCGACCCGCCAAGCGCCGTCACCCGAAGATGCTGCCCGACGGGGCTCGGCAAGGCCTGCTGGGCGCCGTGAACACGGCTCGTGACCGGATGGTGGTGACCTGGCTGTCCGACACCACGATGCGGATCGGGGGGCTGGCGGGCCTTCACCTGTCCGATCTGCACCTGCGCGAGAATGCGGAGTGCGGGGACTGCAAGGCGCCACACGTGCACGTGTGCCATCGCAGGGGCAATCCCAACCGGGCAGCGGCGAAGATCAAGCCGGACTGGGCTGTGGTCGACGGCGTGGTGACCAAAGGGGAGATCTACCTGGTCAGCCCGGCAATGATCAGTAGCTACTTCGTCTACATGACCACGGAGTACAGGCGGTACGCCTCCGCGCACGGCATGCTGCTGATCCAGCTGGCGGGCCCCGCCCGAGGCGAGCCGTGGACCGCGGACGCGGCGCGAAGCGTGTTGCGCCGGGCGGGGCGCCGGGCCGGCCTGCCAGGACGGATCAAGCCGCAGGCATTCCGCCACCAGTTCACCAACGACGTCATGGACGTCACCGGCGGTGACAGCATGATCGCCAAGACGGTCGGCAACTGGGCGTCGGCCCAGATGGTCGACGAGGTCTACGGGCACCCGGACCTGCACTCCCCCGAGTTCGGCTCGGCCCTGCGGACGGTTTGGGGGAGTCCGAGTGACCACACGCCTTCCGCTTCTTCCGATCGTCGGCGTCGGATCAACGTCGCCGACGCGCACGAC
This sequence is a window from Streptomyces sp. NBC_00582. Protein-coding genes within it:
- a CDS encoding helix-turn-helix domain-containing protein; this translates as MMSPPVRERTPVRASGRRAVPVWERRGLSERMRRLLLEGDVTGRYGGTNDADTGFRITMALAVACSQPHRPWTPADFYEALLYTPTAGGTWARKLRERKGTDYIEAKLAGMLDKARRLVSDGPVIACRQDAIVAIEQVRQVVEDQSWSTADLRNNGLHRSDLKNLVARLGLCERAGGLEHGASVRQLAEEMGCARATVEASNRRLVDGDWLELVKSGSGKKHGSVWRLKIPDRLRPPAAGGRGGAGVGRSPTSGFRGAGTVPTARTTDTRAIGTLMNHDAFHHHGHGLSGARLLACLDPLDGHDADTLRAATGLHRSTVQRRLRRLVDDGLVVERDGRFYLAPTLTGPDGLRRDEDLLAASAHELGTTGRGLARQQRHRRERAHYRRWLDERRARRTRPPRLVLVPAGVVDTDTGELLDQQWRGWDVSDPHHPTWVSAPADPQELRTCS
- a CDS encoding integrase is translated as MVLQDLRVQTVPAGGGWAYTILWPDGLVDEESDGFLRQFDGSGTQKTYAYCLVDHLRWRVREGLSTEKVRLLDLHRYMGAIGAKVMMPHGQPWRVPPKRPCGDSALQVAAACLKGFYLHVCAGGGVNDALVAEFAGRRLPTKADRSRAFLGHVKKSMPANPLGPSRPAKRRHPKMLPDGARQGLLGAVNTARDRMVVTWLSDTTMRIGGLAGLHLSDLHLRENAECGDCKAPHVHVCHRRGNPNRAAAKIKPDWAVVDGVVTKGEIYLVSPAMISSYFVYMTTEYRRYASAHGMLLIQLAGPARGEPWTADAARSVLRRAGRRAGLPGRIKPQAFRHQFTNDVMDVTGGDSMIAKTVGNWASAQMVDEVYGHPDLHSPEFGSALRTVWGSPSDHTPSASSDRRRRINVADAHDHRPARTPGDADRGPEIRSRVPQRRDHGRPRPSSLRMAMPCRGMRAGP
- a CDS encoding AAA family ATPase is translated as MNDQISSKSDRTVITDAASSLAVEPRTLIPAQNSGPSLEIPADIHDALREMIDSLPEPLRTAVIACLNTPGGVRITNGNAKGGVMKTTLSVYFALILALTGENVVLVDADDTNRTCLKWQAAAGAAWPASVTVVQYTGSSMFKNVTDLMAKGYKHLVIDVGPTDKGVLKTAWALTKRGIVPTQQHVGDIVQLTTTFDLLKEMGEDIDLHVLLARSFPKRVSYTSGRDYIENLIAGNTADHPEPFTNVHLLQGTVPFLEGIADTWGQIPQDFAFFSSVLAETLGVPAAKIMELEKAEG
- a CDS encoding serine/threonine-protein kinase, with protein sequence MNVVVRGARLVGRYELREVLGAGGMGVVHRAFDMRLGREVAIKVVDLSAAPEVGRVRFEREALAVGRLRSPHVVSVHDVGEDITGGGRIGFLVMELLDGVPLQAVLAHGLPTVTDVVAWGQQMCRGLRDAHAAAVVHRDVKPSNVMLSPHGTVTLIDFGIAQMNAGSETVTLPGTVMGTPAYMAPERLRGEAGDGRCDLYSLGCVLYELLTGRPPFGPGLPRPNGAQPLPVRAVRPDVPVALEDLVLDLLCAHPGGRPDAVQAERRLTAVATPTRPVPADATGTPPWAAPTQTATRRANTAGPPACSPPPSRPAGRGHTARAALAGATALWTQLSLFTEMPGWAAAGLTTVAGLGLWALCAPPAEPESGSSGNVMAALAATVTVTGYIAGWTAVPWWGVLATAVLHTPVLLGMCELVATVTARLTGGRRPGTEAGVTAGLVNASALMVLLGKQMPAAVTVVASSGMWLALAIACAVPLRVGSAYVGRHE